In Fusarium falciforme chromosome 10, complete sequence, a single genomic region encodes these proteins:
- a CDS encoding Pectinesterase domain-containing protein, whose product MMTPIFKALLVAQALFHTVATHHSKGPVDTYKKCQRQTHRPTEGCPPGTLYVARDDARAHFNSVQDAIDSFGNTTTPGYILIAPGNYTEQLNVTRRAPLHLIGMSNKPWKHELYADIDVNTTAQNDVQIWWNSANHNASFPDNVYTGVLTIGPNLNATLTGSGPTGFPVPVDTPFGCTDFRAYNIDFRNEYIPYSYGPAHALGVSRANAGFYSCGFYSYQDTVYVGKLGNAFFYDSVIAGQTDFLYGFGTAYIDRSTLSLRSCGGGITAWKGTNTTFTNKYGVYINDAQVIAANSTVAKDVVGKCALGRPWNSQHRSIFMKSYFDTSINPAGYIIWGKDTPHFDTYTFMASWKNYGPGYDEKAEAESNVTLVLTDTEVAPYRLPVDIFQTPDGKFGNVHWIDRKSL is encoded by the exons ATGATGACACCCATCTTCAAGGCTTTGCTCGTCGCACAGGCACTCTTCCATACTGTGGCTACACACCACTCCAAGGGCCCTGTTGACACATACAAGAAATGTCAGAGACAGACGCACCGTCCCACTGAAGGCTGCCCTCCGGGTACTCTATATGTTGCCAGGGATGATGCTCGAGCTCATTTCAATTCCGTCCAGGACGCTATCGACTCATTCGGCAACACCACTACTCCTGGATACATTCTTATTGCTCCGGGTAACTACACAGAGCAGCTGAATGTGACGCGAAGGGCTCCTCTACACTTGATTGGAATGTCCAATAAACCATGGAAGCACGAATTATACGCGGACATTGATGTCAACACTACGGCACAGAATGACGTTCAGATTTGGTGGAACTCAGCCAATCACAACGCTTCGTTTCCTGATAACGTCTACACTGGCGTCTTGACGATCGGTCCTAACCTCAATGCCACTCTCACTGGTTCGGGTCCCACTGGCTTCCCAGTTCCAGTTGACACTCCCTTTGGATGCACCGATTTCCGCGCTTACAATATTGATTTCCGAAACGAGTACATTCCTTACTCATATGGACCAGCGCATGCGTTGGGTGTGAGTAGAGCCAATGCCGGCTTTTACTCTTGCGGCTTCTATAGCTACCAAGATACT GTTTATGTTGGAAAGCTTGGAAATGCCTTCTTCTATGACAGCGTCATTGCAGGACAAACAGACTTCCTCTATGGGTTCGGAACGGCCTACATTGACCGTTCAACGCTCTCACTCCGCAGCTGCGGTGGTGGAATCACAGCTTGGAAGGGCACAAATACGACCTTCACCAACAAGTACGGTGTCTATATCAATGACGCCCAAGTCATTGCGGCAAACTCTACTGTAGCAAAGGATGTCGTGGGCAAGTGCGCCCTCGGTAGGCCTTGGAACTCACAACATCGTTCCATTTTTATGAAGTCGTACTTTGACACCAGCATCAATCCCGCTGGCTACATCATCTGGGGCAAGGATACACCGCATTTCGATACCTATACCTTCATGGCTAGCTGGAAGAACTATGGCCCTGGCTACGAcgagaaggccgaggcggAAAGTAATGTTACTCTTGTGCTAACAGACACCGAAGTCGCCCCATACCGTTTGCCCGTAGATATCTTTCAAACTCCGGATGGCAAGTTTGGTAATGTGCATTGGATCGATCGAAAGAGCTTGTGA
- a CDS encoding Abhydrolase-3 domain-containing protein, with protein sequence MSLYESKEAILELGKTQTYTKWIMMLSSPEFAEFLAQAGDVLNPPMSAMAAAFKQNPPPKPPSTEVEYTKEIPMRDGYSSELRIHHPSKSSTDTRAMFVLIHGGGFCLGNNFIHSYQSRAIASLHDVTVVNLSYRLAPEHKFPAGPNDVWDSMKWLSQEGNAKELGCDLSLGFYIGGVSAGGNLSAVTAQRWVSEKCMPKLTGVWACIPYLLEEEIVPIQYKGFYLARKQNADAMVINKDAMDFVLDAYNPDISSPAFSPFRAEHPHTGMPPVYIQVAGQDPLRDDGLIYEKALRAHGVSTRLEVYPGLPHAFDGMFRELKVSRKSMFDTLMGIGWLTKKNIDRKLCEKLVEESYVAKPSVRPI encoded by the exons ATGTCTCTGTATGAATCAAAGGAAGCCATTTTGGAGCTTGGAAAGACGCA GACATACACTAAATGGATTATGATGCTTTCAAGTCCCGAGTTTGCTGAG TTTCTTGCGCAAGCTGGCGATGTCCTAAACCCCCCGATGTCTGCCATGGCAGCGGCTTTCAAGCAGAACCCACCTCCTAAGCCACCATCCACAGAGGTCGAGTACACAAAGGAGATCCCTATGCGAGACGGATACTCGAGCGAGCTtcgcatccatcatccaagcAAGTCATCAACCGATACTCGGGCCATGTTCGTCTTGATACATGGCGGCGGCTTCTGCCTAGGGAACAACTTTATCCACAGCTACCAATCGCGGGCCATCGCGTCGCTCCATGATGTCACCGTCGTCAATCTTTCGTATCGTCTCGCCCCGGAACACAAATTCCCTGCCGGTCCTAATGACGTCTGGGACTCTATGAAATGGCTGAGCCAAGAGGGCAATGCAAAGGAGCTCGGGTGTGACCTCTCGCTTGGGTTTTACATTGGCGGTGTATCTGCTGGTGGAAACCTGTCCGCGGTCACGGCACAGCGATGGGTGTCAGAGAAGTGTATGCCCAAGCTCACAGGGGTCTGGGCGTGCATTCCTTACCTCTTAGAGGAAGAGATCGTACCCATTCAGTACAAGGGCTTCTATCTCGCCAGGAAACAGAATGCCGACGCCATGGTCATCAACAAGGACGCGATGGACTTTGTGCTAGACGCGTACAATCCGGATATATCGTCGCCGGCTTTCTCTCCCTTTCGAGCCGAGCATCCGCACACCGGAATGCCACCCGTCTACATTCAGGTTGCAGGCCAGGACCCGCTCAGGGACGATGGACTCATTTATGAGAAAGCCCTGCGTGCTCACGGGGTGTCGACGAGACTGGAAGTGTACCCCGGTCTTCCTCATGCATTTGACGGTATGTTTCGGGAGCTGAAGGTTTCGCGGAAGAGCATGTTCGACACTTTGATGGGGATTGGCTGGCTCACAAAGAAGAATATTGATCGTAAACTGTGTGAGAAGCTGGTTGAAGAGTCATATGTGGCCAAGCCCTCCGTGCGGCCGATTTGA
- a CDS encoding HSCARG dehydrogenase, with amino-acid sequence MSLITVFGATGAQGGSVVRQLLKDPKWKVRGITRDVNSEKSKQLASQVADSTHCQGVEVIAADLFNVKSLERAIEGAVGIFLVTLYWEFIGEHGLDGAGEQESPTWEHLVLSTLPPASKSSGGKFKVPHSDYKEKGAEWIRKNTPELWAKSSEYWAGFYTSNLWTLPFTKPVKPPQSGAYLFLLPSKPSATVSLAGDLDTNTGIVVEALFKAGAKAFDRIAMGTTDLRPISDLAVVYEKVTRKPTRYVEVSDETFAALYGIYGRELAAQMRWSESVTDWENLDPGRVISHQELGVEGKLVKFEEALIAARDRLE; translated from the exons ATGTCTCTTATCACGGTCTTTGGTGCCACTGGTGCCCAGGGCGGCTCCGTCGTCAGGCAGCTCCTGAAGGATCCCAAATGGAAAGTCCGAGGCATCACTCGTGATGTGAATTCGGAGAAGTCAAAGCAACTGGCTTCCCAG GTAGCTGATTCAACTCACTGCCAGGGTGTTGAGGTTATAGCTGCAGATCTCTTTAATGTGAAGAGTCTCGAGAGAGCCATTGAAGGCGCCGTCGGTATCTTCCTTGTGACCCTGTACTGGGAATTCATTGGGGAGCATGGCTTGGACGGAGCTGGAGAGCAAGAG TCTCCAACTTGGGAACACCTCGTGCTCAGCACTCTGCCCCCCGCGAGCAAGAGCTCTGGTGGAAAGTTCAAGGTGCCGCACTCGGActacaaggagaagggcgcAGAATGGATTAGAAAGAACACCCCTGAACTTTGGGCCAAGTCATCCGAGTACTGGGCCGGCTTCTACACATCGAACCTCTGGACCCTTCCTTTCACTAAACCCGTCAAACCG CCACAATCTGGGGCCtatctctttcttcttccttcaaaGCCTTCAGCGACGGTCTCCCTCGCGGGTGACTTGGACACAAACACTGGCATCGTTGTTGAGGCTCTTTTTAAAGCTGGTGCCAAAGCATTCGACCGAATTGCCATGGGCACCACCGACCTGAGGCCCATAAGTGATCTTGCTGTTGTGTATGAAAAGGTCACAAGGAAACCCACCCGTTATGTTGAGGTCTCGGACGAAACTTTTGCTGCTCTCTATGGAATCTACGGCAGGGAGTTGGCGGCCCAGATGCGCTGGAGCGAGTCTGTGACTGACTGGGAAAACCTGGACCCCGGAAGGGTTATCAGCCATCAGGAGTTGGGAGTGGAAGGCAAGCTGGTTAAATTTGAGGAGGCACTTATCGCGGCTAGGGATAGACTGGAGTGA